In one Sphingomonas sp. S1-29 genomic region, the following are encoded:
- the uvrA gene encoding excinuclease ABC subunit UvrA, whose amino-acid sequence MALTHISVRGAREHNLKGVDIDIPRDTLTVITGLSGSGKSSLAFDTIYAEGQRRYVESLSAYARQFLELMQKPDVDHIEGLSPAISIEQKTTSRNPRSTVATVTEIYDYMRLLWARVGIPYSPATGLPISAQTVSQMVDRVLALPEGTRLLLLAPVVRGRKGEYRKELAEWQRAGFQRVRIDGETYLIEDAPALDKKFKHDIEVVVDRLVVGGDISTRLADSFEAALKLADGLAYVDLVDTTVDALANPVTPPVTPAKAGVSADGAGQEPQETPASAGVTDRKMKGAGIPANRIVFSEKFACPVSGFTIAEIEPRLFSFNAPQGACPACDGLGERLEFDADLVVPNHDLSIKKGAVVPWAKSNPPSPYYMQVLGSLAREFDFKLDTPWKDLAPEHQDTILHGTKGKPVTLTFVDGRKSYDVKKPFEGVIGNMNRRLLQTESAWMREELSKYQASRPCETCHGARLKPEALAVKIDGQDIAHATHLSVVDALGFFERLPDAMTGQQRAIAERILKEILERLGFLNNVGLDYLNLNRTSGTLSGGESQRIRLASQIGSGLSGVLYVLDEPSIGLHQRDNDMLLKTLRRLRDLGNTVLVVEHDEDAIRTADYVIDMGPGAGVRGGEVVAKGTLKQVLKTKGSITADYLNGTRSVPLPAKRRKGNGKKLTVHNATANNLTGVTASIPLGTFTCVTGVSGSGKSSFTIDTLYAAAARQLNGARVLAGKHDKVTGLEHLDKVIDIDQSPIGRTPRSNPATYTGAFTNIRDWFAGLPESLARGYKPGRFSFNVKGGRCEACTGDGLLKIEMHFLPDVYVTCDVCHGARYNRETLEVKFKGMSIADVLDMTVEDAVEFFKAVPPIRDRMAMLAEVGLGYVKVGQQATTLSGGEAQRVKLAKELARRATGQTLYILDEPTTGLHFEDVRKLLEVLHALVDQGNTVVVIEHNLDVIKTADWVLDLGPEGGVKGGEIVAQGTPEVVAKEPRSFTGKYLAPLLERKAAKQSATGQ is encoded by the coding sequence ATGGCATTGACTCACATTTCCGTGCGCGGCGCGCGCGAGCACAATCTCAAGGGCGTCGATATCGACATCCCGCGCGACACCCTCACGGTGATCACCGGGCTGTCGGGGTCGGGCAAGTCGAGTCTCGCCTTCGACACCATCTATGCCGAGGGCCAGCGCCGCTACGTCGAATCGCTCAGCGCCTATGCGCGCCAGTTCCTCGAACTGATGCAGAAGCCCGATGTCGACCATATCGAGGGCCTGTCCCCCGCGATCTCGATCGAGCAGAAGACCACCAGCCGCAATCCGCGCTCGACCGTCGCGACGGTGACCGAGATCTATGATTATATGCGCCTGCTCTGGGCGCGGGTCGGCATCCCCTATTCGCCCGCCACTGGTCTTCCGATCAGCGCGCAGACCGTCAGCCAGATGGTCGATCGCGTGCTCGCGCTCCCTGAGGGCACCCGCCTGCTGCTGCTCGCCCCGGTCGTTCGCGGCCGCAAGGGTGAATATCGCAAGGAGCTCGCCGAGTGGCAGCGCGCGGGCTTCCAGCGCGTCCGCATCGACGGCGAAACCTATCTGATCGAAGACGCGCCTGCGCTCGACAAGAAGTTCAAGCACGACATCGAGGTGGTGGTCGATCGGTTGGTGGTGGGCGGCGACATCTCTACGCGCCTGGCCGACAGCTTCGAAGCCGCGCTGAAGCTCGCCGATGGGCTGGCCTATGTCGATCTGGTCGACACGACGGTCGACGCGCTCGCCAACCCCGTCACCCCCCCCGTCACCCCAGCGAAAGCTGGGGTCTCCGCGGATGGCGCGGGACAGGAGCCGCAAGAGACCCCAGCTTCCGCTGGGGTGACGGATCGCAAGATGAAGGGTGCCGGCATCCCCGCCAACCGCATCGTCTTCAGCGAAAAATTCGCCTGCCCCGTCTCGGGCTTCACCATCGCCGAGATCGAGCCGCGGCTCTTCAGCTTCAACGCCCCGCAGGGTGCCTGCCCCGCGTGCGACGGCCTTGGCGAGCGGCTCGAATTCGACGCCGACCTCGTCGTCCCCAATCACGACCTCAGCATCAAGAAGGGCGCGGTCGTGCCCTGGGCCAAGTCGAACCCGCCCAGCCCCTATTACATGCAGGTATTGGGCAGCCTCGCGCGCGAATTCGACTTCAAGCTCGACACCCCCTGGAAGGACCTCGCCCCCGAACACCAGGACACGATCCTCCACGGCACCAAGGGCAAGCCCGTCACCCTCACCTTCGTCGACGGCCGCAAGTCATACGACGTGAAGAAGCCGTTCGAGGGCGTCATCGGCAACATGAACCGCCGCCTGCTCCAGACCGAGAGCGCGTGGATGCGCGAGGAGCTGTCGAAATACCAGGCCTCGCGCCCCTGCGAGACCTGCCACGGCGCGCGCCTCAAGCCCGAGGCGCTGGCGGTCAAGATCGACGGGCAGGACATCGCCCACGCCACCCACCTCTCGGTCGTCGACGCGCTCGGCTTCTTCGAGCGGCTGCCCGACGCCATGACCGGCCAGCAGCGCGCGATTGCCGAACGCATCCTCAAGGAAATCCTCGAACGCCTCGGCTTCCTCAACAATGTCGGGCTCGACTATCTCAACCTCAACCGCACCAGCGGCACGCTCTCGGGCGGCGAATCGCAGCGCATCCGCTTGGCGTCACAGATCGGCAGCGGCCTCTCGGGCGTGCTCTACGTCCTCGACGAGCCCAGCATCGGCCTCCACCAGCGCGACAACGACATGCTGCTCAAGACGCTGCGCCGCCTGCGCGATCTCGGCAACACCGTCCTCGTCGTCGAGCATGACGAGGACGCGATCCGCACCGCCGATTACGTGATCGACATGGGGCCGGGCGCGGGCGTGCGCGGCGGCGAGGTCGTCGCCAAGGGCACGCTCAAGCAGGTGCTCAAGACCAAGGGCAGCATCACCGCCGATTATCTCAACGGCACCCGATCGGTCCCGCTCCCGGCCAAGCGGCGCAAGGGCAATGGCAAGAAGCTCACCGTCCACAATGCCACCGCCAACAACCTCACCGGAGTCACCGCGAGCATTCCGCTCGGCACCTTCACCTGCGTCACCGGCGTCTCGGGATCGGGCAAGTCGAGCTTCACGATCGACACGCTCTACGCCGCCGCCGCGCGCCAGCTCAACGGCGCGCGCGTGCTCGCGGGCAAGCACGACAAGGTCACCGGGCTCGAACATCTCGACAAGGTGATCGACATCGATCAGTCGCCGATCGGCCGCACCCCGCGCAGCAACCCCGCCACCTATACCGGCGCCTTCACCAACATCCGCGACTGGTTCGCCGGCCTCCCCGAAAGCCTCGCGCGCGGCTACAAGCCCGGCCGCTTCAGCTTCAACGTCAAGGGCGGCCGCTGCGAGGCGTGCACCGGCGACGGGCTGCTCAAGATCGAGATGCACTTCCTCCCCGACGTCTATGTCACCTGCGACGTCTGCCACGGCGCGCGCTACAATCGCGAAACGCTCGAGGTGAAGTTCAAGGGGATGAGCATCGCCGACGTGCTCGACATGACCGTCGAGGATGCGGTCGAGTTCTTCAAGGCGGTCCCGCCGATCCGCGATCGCATGGCGATGCTCGCCGAAGTGGGCCTGGGCTATGTCAAGGTCGGCCAGCAGGCGACGACCTTGTCGGGCGGCGAGGCGCAGCGCGTGAAGCTCGCCAAGGAACTCGCCCGCCGCGCCACCGGCCAGACGCTCTACATCCTCGACGAGCCGACCACCGGCCTGCATTTCGAGGATGTCCGCAAATTGCTCGAAGTCCTCCACGCGCTGGTCGACCAGGGCAACACCGTGGTGGTGATCGAGCACAACCTCGACGTCATCAAGACCGCCGACTGGGTGCTCGATCTGGGGCCAGAGGGCGGCGTGAAGGGCGGCGAGATCGTCGCGCAGGGCACGCCCGAAGTGGTGGCGAAGGAACCGCGGAGTTTTACGGGGAAGTATCTTGCGCCGTTGCTGGAGCGGAAGGCGGCGAAACAGTCGGCGACAGGCCAATAA
- a CDS encoding MFS transporter, whose protein sequence is MTRSNHAVRRASVIGERWPIFWAGCAAISVGVALHLPMLAMAHQMGNHLAGMPMDGWMYAGMALILFGVPAAIFGALPKRRVTHDAHAATMFEAPDETPFGRWHATVLLVLTLGLIIDTMKPATLGFVLPGMRDEYGIAAASAAMLPFVALLGTTIGSFVWGWLADIYGRRVSILLSTILFVSTSICGAMPSFEWNLLMCFLMGCSAGGMLPVVYTLLAEVMPPRHRSWVLVLVGGTGLVGGYLAASGAAHLFEPAFGWRSLWLQGFPTGLLLLALARWIPESPRFLLEQGREAELAQMADRFGIVRRQAAPTPPNAAFAAQHHRQLTAALVISALSWSFVTFGLLLWLPSDLRDRGFSAELASGIIASSALVALPTIMVAALLYSRWSSKWTLVGTIMLTLMGLGGALLPATALSSPPVLIAVIALLVVGSNGMIAVLLPYAAENYPLGVRGRATGLIAASSKFGGVAAQGFALVGLIPTLGGAALALLVPMTASAGLVGYAGRETRGRSLRELEAEI, encoded by the coding sequence ATGACACGAAGCAACCACGCGGTGCGTCGCGCATCGGTAATCGGCGAACGCTGGCCCATCTTCTGGGCGGGCTGCGCGGCGATCAGTGTCGGCGTGGCTCTGCACCTGCCGATGCTCGCAATGGCGCACCAGATGGGCAATCATCTGGCCGGCATGCCGATGGACGGCTGGATGTACGCGGGCATGGCGCTGATCCTTTTCGGCGTGCCGGCGGCAATCTTCGGGGCGCTTCCAAAGCGACGCGTTACGCATGATGCACATGCCGCAACGATGTTCGAGGCCCCGGACGAGACACCGTTTGGCCGTTGGCACGCTACGGTGCTTCTGGTCCTGACGCTGGGCCTGATCATCGACACGATGAAACCCGCGACGCTGGGTTTCGTGCTGCCCGGCATGCGCGACGAGTACGGCATCGCTGCGGCGTCCGCGGCCATGCTGCCGTTCGTCGCCCTCCTTGGTACCACCATTGGATCGTTTGTCTGGGGTTGGCTGGCGGACATCTATGGCCGCCGCGTGTCCATTCTGCTGTCGACCATCCTGTTCGTCTCCACATCCATCTGCGGGGCGATGCCCTCGTTCGAGTGGAACCTGCTGATGTGCTTCCTGATGGGTTGTTCGGCCGGGGGCATGCTGCCGGTCGTCTACACCTTGCTGGCCGAAGTGATGCCACCGCGGCATCGCAGCTGGGTGCTGGTGCTCGTGGGCGGGACCGGTCTGGTCGGCGGCTACCTTGCCGCTAGCGGGGCCGCTCACCTGTTCGAGCCGGCGTTTGGTTGGCGAAGCTTGTGGCTCCAGGGTTTTCCGACCGGCCTGCTGCTGCTCGCGCTGGCAAGGTGGATCCCAGAATCCCCGCGCTTTCTACTGGAGCAGGGGCGAGAGGCGGAGTTGGCGCAAATGGCTGACCGGTTCGGTATTGTGCGGCGTCAGGCGGCACCAACGCCCCCCAATGCTGCCTTCGCAGCTCAGCATCACCGACAACTGACGGCAGCGCTGGTGATCTCCGCCTTGTCGTGGAGCTTTGTTACTTTCGGACTGCTGCTCTGGCTGCCATCCGATCTTCGCGATCGCGGCTTCAGCGCGGAGCTTGCCAGCGGGATCATCGCTAGCTCGGCGCTGGTCGCACTACCAACGATCATGGTTGCAGCCCTGCTCTACAGCCGCTGGAGCAGCAAATGGACGCTGGTCGGAACCATCATGCTGACGCTGATGGGACTGGGCGGAGCACTGCTTCCCGCCACCGCACTTTCTTCCCCCCCGGTGCTGATCGCGGTTATCGCGCTGCTGGTCGTTGGCAGCAACGGCATGATCGCGGTGTTGCTGCCGTACGCGGCGGAGAACTACCCGCTTGGTGTGCGCGGCCGCGCAACCGGCTTGATCGCTGCCAGCAGCAAGTTTGGTGGCGTGGCGGCGCAGGGCTTCGCTCTGGTCGGCCTTATTCCAACGCTAGGGGGGGCCGCCCTCGCCTTGTTGGTGCCCATGACCGCATCGGCAGGGCTGGTCGGCTATGCTGGTCGTGAAACGCGGGGTCGCAGCTTGCGGGAGCTGGAAGCCGAAATCTAG
- a CDS encoding BrnA antitoxin family protein has protein sequence MSDWTDPDDAPELTAVMAEVAEIAIGGKVIRPATGYLGRSGVAKGRPPLRGAAKRQVTLRLDPDVIEKFREGGPGWQARMNEALRKAAGLG, from the coding sequence ATGTCGGACTGGACTGACCCGGACGATGCCCCCGAGCTGACGGCGGTAATGGCCGAGGTCGCCGAGATCGCGATCGGCGGCAAGGTGATCCGCCCGGCGACGGGCTATCTGGGGCGCAGCGGCGTCGCGAAGGGCCGCCCGCCGCTGCGCGGCGCGGCGAAGCGCCAGGTGACGCTGCGGCTCGATCCCGACGTGATCGAGAAGTTTCGCGAAGGCGGGCCGGGGTGGCAGGCGCGGATGAACGAGGCGCTACGGAAGGCGGCGGGGTTGGGTTGA
- a CDS encoding AAA family ATPase gives MRYLKFRILNFKGIKEANIDLRSMTGANVFSLVGLNESGKTTILEAIHSFSPDYLTNSLRKTKSKTAADSAKDRLPRHLLARFTGSIIVEATVEISEKEKSDIADDIRGETGIFILKDDLPDTFTLCRSDVFERGDYVDTTRRFGFELKGKRQGDRKRKVISGDDYNAVYDCLWGATPDIAYYDSFIFDFPKRIYLTNRPGAGSWVYRKMFEDVLAAGKVKYKLDDIVRRIQNDHYKRSWLEFFIAWSEEDEKSRVQQIIDQASNTITESVFGKWNKIFGEDVGDKEISVEFGVEEGRVLDKSSKSYLACDNHDLYISLQIKQGTRRFPIQDRSLGFRWFFAFLLFTQFRTKRSEFRPVLFLFDEPAANLHSAAQERLIESFPEIATGNNMLLYTTHSHYMISPDWLEQTFIVTNAADAPGVSMVDSAIIDDEFLDIKAQRYRDFANAHPSETSYFQPIMDRLEVRPSRFDASLPSVVLEGKSDYYLLRYASILLDCKNVRLIPATGSGTFSALIGLGAAWGTKFVFLLDSDNAGIKERARYALDHGARAEAICCLRDFDDSLSDIESLLDTQSRELISTYLKVERLSKKTIMRFFQEQLAKRDIFSLGSGFEQRAGAVLLGLNGKIESL, from the coding sequence ATGAGATACCTGAAATTCCGCATTCTCAACTTTAAGGGTATCAAGGAAGCTAATATTGACCTTCGCTCTATGACCGGAGCGAACGTTTTTTCGTTAGTCGGACTGAATGAAAGTGGAAAAACCACAATCCTTGAAGCTATCCATAGCTTCTCACCGGACTATTTAACAAATAGCCTCAGAAAGACCAAGTCGAAAACTGCTGCTGACTCTGCCAAAGACCGCCTTCCTCGACATTTACTCGCACGGTTTACGGGATCCATTATCGTCGAAGCGACCGTAGAAATATCCGAGAAGGAAAAGTCGGATATTGCCGATGACATTAGGGGTGAGACCGGCATATTTATATTGAAGGACGATTTACCAGATACCTTTACGTTGTGTCGCTCTGATGTATTTGAACGCGGGGACTATGTTGACACAACAAGGCGGTTCGGATTCGAATTGAAAGGAAAGCGTCAAGGCGATCGCAAACGCAAGGTTATATCGGGAGACGATTATAACGCAGTGTATGATTGCCTTTGGGGCGCGACGCCGGACATAGCCTACTACGACAGCTTCATATTTGATTTCCCCAAAAGGATATACCTCACCAACCGTCCAGGCGCGGGGAGCTGGGTATACCGTAAAATGTTCGAAGACGTTCTAGCAGCAGGCAAGGTAAAATATAAACTCGACGATATCGTCCGACGCATACAGAATGACCACTATAAGCGATCCTGGTTAGAGTTTTTCATTGCATGGAGCGAGGAAGATGAAAAATCTCGCGTTCAACAAATAATTGACCAAGCGTCAAATACGATTACGGAATCTGTTTTTGGCAAGTGGAACAAGATTTTTGGAGAAGATGTTGGAGATAAAGAAATATCCGTCGAGTTTGGCGTAGAGGAAGGGCGGGTTTTAGATAAGTCCTCAAAGTCATATTTAGCATGCGACAACCACGACCTTTATATTTCTCTACAGATAAAGCAAGGAACAAGGCGCTTTCCGATCCAGGATAGGTCATTGGGCTTTAGATGGTTTTTCGCCTTTTTGCTCTTTACGCAGTTTAGAACGAAAAGAAGTGAATTCCGTCCAGTGCTGTTTTTGTTTGATGAGCCTGCTGCCAATTTACATTCGGCTGCGCAAGAACGCTTGATAGAGAGTTTTCCGGAAATTGCGACCGGCAATAACATGCTATTATACACTACTCATTCTCACTACATGATAAGTCCAGATTGGCTAGAGCAGACCTTCATCGTAACCAATGCAGCTGATGCACCTGGGGTCAGCATGGTGGACTCTGCCATCATAGATGACGAGTTTTTGGACATAAAAGCCCAGCGATATCGCGATTTTGCAAATGCCCATCCGTCTGAGACTAGTTACTTCCAGCCTATAATGGATCGCCTCGAAGTACGGCCTAGTAGATTTGATGCATCATTGCCAAGTGTCGTTCTGGAAGGAAAATCGGACTATTACTTACTGCGTTACGCATCTATACTTCTAGATTGTAAAAATGTACGCCTTATTCCTGCAACAGGATCGGGGACGTTCTCCGCGCTTATTGGGTTAGGAGCAGCCTGGGGTACCAAGTTCGTTTTCCTACTCGACAGTGACAATGCCGGGATCAAAGAGCGAGCTAGATACGCACTCGACCATGGGGCTCGAGCCGAGGCAATCTGCTGCTTGAGGGATTTCGATGATAGCCTCTCTGATATCGAATCATTGTTGGACACCCAGTCACGTGAATTAATCTCTACTTATCTTAAAGTAGAAAGGTTGTCTAAGAAGACCATAATGCGCTTTTTCCAAGAACAACTTGCCAAACGTGATATTTTCTCTTTAGGCTCTGGGTTCGAGCAGCGGGCCGGCGCTGTTCTTCTTGGACTTAATGGGAAAATCGAATCTCTTTGA